Genomic segment of Wolbachia endosymbiont (group A) of Longitarsus flavicornis:
AAGGTAATTGTTCACACAATGGCGTCAACTTAAGAGCCTCCATTAGCAAACTCTCCTAAAGACATGATGGCGTTTACCACTTTATCGCGACTGCCCTGGTCGTACCTTAACTTTAGCACGTATACTTGCTCTATCAAAAAGAGCTTGGAAGCTTTTTGGTGGATAATTCCCAATAAGTACTTGATAGAGTTTCTGTTTCATTACACCAAATAAAACTGAAAAATTTAAACGATATTCAGCAATTTGATCTGGGTGTATGGTCCCAGAGTGTGATGGTAACTTCTCATATATCATACCATCACACTCTGGGACCATACACCATAAGTGTTGAAAGTATCAAAAATAACGTGATATGAGATGATCAACGGCATCCTCCCGACAGTAAAACAATCGAACGTATAAAAGAGTCATTTAGATCCAATGTGAATTGCAGTAATGCTATTTTGAACCCATGTAGATTATTTTTGATTTTATAAACAAGAAATAACAAAGCCGATCATGTAAATATACACCTTCATGCCATTCATAGTATGGCTTAAAAAGTGCTTATATCCAAGATTTTGCTTTATAAATTTAAAGAACACTTCTATATCCCATCTGCGCCTATATAGCTCTGTTACTTCATAAGCTGGCATTTCAAACAAGTTTGTCAAAAACCATATTTCATCTCCAATTTTATTTCTGATTTTTATTAGCCGTAGATCATTGCCACTTTACCTCGTGCACGATAAAGATTAACTATTATATCTTCTAAAATCTCTGATCCATCCGATTTTTGTTCTCTTATAACTTTGTTCCTGCTTATAACATCATGTTTTCTTCCTACTTTAACTCTTGTGATAAATTTGTACTCCTTTTCATCAAATTCGGCAAAAGTTCCAACTTTTCTGATTCCTCTATCAAATAATAAAATATCCTCTTTTTCAACTTTAGCTTCATTAATTGCTCTCACTAATGCTATATCTTCACTACTTTCTTCTTGTCCTTTACAAAATCTTATACTTGTCGGCAATTGATCCTTTAATCCTACACTCACTTTAACTTGACTGTCGTTACTTTTACCGCCTATTTTTAGCCCATCTTTTATGAGATATCCCGATAAATTTATGATCGTCAAATCAAACTTATGTAAGTTATTTGATGTTTTTTGGGGTAATAGCTTTTTAATCTTGCTCATCAAATCAATATATACTCCCTTAAAATATTCTGGATTTATAACTTTTAACCTTTTTGACAAACCACTGTATGTTACTGTACTTTTATCGCTATTCTTATCCATTATACACCTGTTTATTACCATTTCTAGCGCTCTTAGGCTTGTTTTTTGCCCCATTAATATTAACTTCATTAGACCTTTAAATATAATCTTGCCCAACAATTTAGTATTACATTTATCTACTTCACTCTAGCCTTTCTAAATCCTCATCTTTTATTAAATTTAGTACTCTTTCTATCTGATCCATTATTGCCTCCATTTTCTTGCAATAATAGTTCTTTATGTCTTTTTTGTGTTACTTTCAACACTTATGGACCATACACCTAAGGATACAATTGTTCCGCTTTCCAATCGCTTCCCTCAACAAGGGTATATCTAAATCTAATATGCTTCCTATATTCACCTTCTTGCCAGAATTCGATTACTTTTGGTATTACACAAAATCCCACCCAAAAGTCAGGACGAGGGACCTTTTGATCATAAAATTCTTTATTCTTCAATTCAATAGCTTGCTCAAAATCTTGCCAATCTTTCAGAATGCTCGATTGTTTTGAGCACCATGCGCTAATTTGACTATCACGTGCTCGAGAAGAGAAGTATTTGTCAGTTCTTTCATCGTTTAGAAGTTTAACCTCTCCTTCAATTCTTACCTGCCTAGAAAATTCTATCCAGTGAAACACTAATGCAGCTTTAGGGTTCTCGGTCAATTCTTTTCCTTTTCTACTATTTACGTTAGTGAAGAACACGAAGCCTTCTTTACTATATTCCTTTAGTAATACCACTCTTGCAGATGGAATGCAGTCTTTGCTACACGTTGCTAGCGTCATTGCAGTTGGCTCTTTACACGAAACTGCTTTGTACCACTTTGAAAACAAATCAAACGGATCTTTTTCAGGTGAAAATGTCATATTCAAAAATAAAATTTAATTCTGACATGCATTGCAAAAATAAGTGCTACGACCATTTTGCCGTATAAATGTTATGATATTATTGCAAATCTTGCAAGGTTTTTGAACTTTACCATATACGTAAAAGTTATTTTGAAAGTATCCAGCAGATCCAGATGGCTGTGCATAATCTTTCAGTGTTGAACCGCCTGCAGCAATTGCATCACTCAGAGTATTTTTTATTTCAGCAGTAAGTTTTTCGCACTCTCTATAGGTCAAGTTTTTTGCTGACCTGAGTGGTGATATGCGAGCTCTAAACAAGCTCTCAGAAGCATATATGTTGCCTACGCCAACTATTAATTTATTATCCATTAATGCTGATTTGATATTCACTTTTTTGTTTTTCAGCAACTCCTGTAAATAGTCTCCACTGAATTCATCTGTGAGGGGCTCTATTCCGAAATCATCAAAAAAATTTACTTCTTGTTCTTTATTTAAGACAATGACTAATCCAAATCTTCTTGGATCATTAAAGATTATTGAAGTATTATCAGAAAATAAAAATACCACGTGATCGTGCTTATTCCGCATTTGATCGTGGTCAGCATATATAAGCTTTCCGCTCATGCCAAGATGTATGATTACAGCCATACTATCATCTGTATTCCAGATGGTATACTTACCTCTACGCTTGATGTTGCGTATGACTCTGCCCTTTAGCATATCATCAATATTTTTTGTTATTGGGGCACGTAAATTCCAATTATTAACTATAACATTGCTAATTTGCTTGTTTTTAATTTTATCAAGCAAAAAATTAGAGATTATTTCCACTTCCGGTAGTTCTGGCATGATACCTCCTTCAAAACTTAAGTTTCTGATGGTAATTTTGTCGTTAAAGCTTCCTCAAATACATTCGAGTATTCTGCGGTGCTTTCTCCTAAAAATTCCTCACCACAAACGAGTTTTGAAAGGGTTCTCTGTCTACTCTGTTGCTGCTTTTTTCTTTTCAAAATATTTTGCTTTAAAGCTTTCGCTAATCTTTTTTTCTCCTCTTCTTTTTCCTTATTCTTTTTTATATTATTCATTATCATTATATACAAATCCTGCCGTTATAGCTCAGGTGGTAGAGTACGTCATTGGTAATGACGAGGTCCCAAGTTCGAGTCTTGGTAACGGCACACTGATTACACTTATAATATTGCATAACTTGTAAGCAAGGCTTAGAAGAAAGTTACAGAGGTAAGTTGTCATGCTTTTTCCATATCCTTTCTACTTTCTTGTTTTTGAGTAGCTCTAATGCTTTACAAAAGTGATGCCTTGTTTTACTTGGCACTATAATGTCATCAATGTATCCATATGATGCAGCAAAAAATGGATTAGCAAATTTTTCTTTATACTCTTTAATCAGTGTTTGCTGATCTTTTTCGTGTCGAAATATAATTTCAACTGCACTTTCAGGGCCCATCACAGCTATTTCAGCAGTTGGCCAGGCATAATTTATATCACCTTTTAGATGTTTTGAATTCATAACAATGTATGCACCACCATACGCTTTTCTAGTGATAAGGCTAATTTTCGGCACGGTCGCTTCAGCGTAAGCGTAAAGCAGTTTCGCTCCGTGTTGTATTATATTATTGTATTCTTGATTTGTACCCGGCAGAAATCCTGGAACATCAATAAGTGTGATGATCGGAATGTTAAATGCGTCACAAAACCTTACAAACCTTGCAGCTTTTCTTGAAGAATCAATATCCAAACATCCTGCAAGGTGCATAGGTTGATTTGCAACAATACCAACAGTATTTCCTCCAATTCTACCAAAACCAATTATGATATTACGAGCAAAGTCAGGTTTTAACTCAAAAAATTTCCTTCCATCACAAACTTTTTCAATGAGTTCATACATATCATAAGGAGTATTAGGATTGGTAGGAATTAGAGTGTTTAAGGATTCATCGATGTCATTGCAGATTGGTGCAGATTTTGGTGATTCTTGATTATTTGCTGGTAAGAAAGTAAAGAATTCACGCATTTCTAGCAGCATTTCAACATCATTATTGAATGCAAAATCCGCTACTCCTGTTTTGCTTGTATGAATTTTTGCTCCACCAAGGTCTTCGAAACTTACATCTTCGTAGGTAACCTTTTTTACTACATCTGGTCCGGTTATAAACATGTATGAACTATTTTTCACCATGAAAGTAAAGTCAGTTAATGCTGGGGAATAAACAGCCCCTCCTGCACATGGACCCATAATTAAAGAAATTTGTGGTATAACACCCGATGCATTTACGTTCCTTTGAAAGATTTCTCCATAACCAGCAAGAGAATTTACTCCTTCCTGAATTCTGGCTCCACCAGAGTCATTTAGTCCGATAATTGGAACCCTGGCATTAATTGCCATATCCATAATTTTGCATATTTTTTTTGCATGTGACGTACCAAGTGACCCACCAAAGATAGTAAAATCCTGAGAATAAACAAAAACTTTTCTGCCATAAATAGTACCATGACCAATCACTACTCCATCACCTAAAAAATTAGCATTTTGCATACCAAAATCAGTTGCGTGATGTTTTACGAATTTATCGTATTCTTCGAATGAATTTTCATCAAGCAATATACTGAGTCTTTCTCTAGCAGTTAATTTCCCTTTTTTGTGTTGTTTGGTAATCCTGTCAGAACCACCTCCTTTTTCAGCTTCTAGTGCTTTGGTTTTTAGATTTTCTAGTATTTTAAAGTCTTGCATACAATAAAGTAGTTTTTAAATTAGTTGTAGACCTTAATTAAGCTTACAAACTCTACTACTATATACATACACTATTGCTATATGCAACAGTGTATGTGTATCGTAATAATTAAAACTTTTTCAATTTGGACTTTGGCCACTACTCTATGAACTTTTGACATTGCCCTGAGGCTGCTGGACATTAGCATCGCCCATAGAAGAAAGAGGAGGTTTGTTTTGCACAAAACTTTTAGCAACTTCAACAACCTTGCTTATACGTGGTTCTTTTTCTAGCTCTTTTAGATACTTTGAGAATATTTCACAACTTTTGTCATCCATATGTACCATTATTTTACCAAAACTCTCAGCTTTTTCAGAAGATAAAATCATTTCAATTTTTTCACTATCACTCACTTTAAAGGTCATTTTTACTTTGCCTTGCATATCATGATATTGTCCGTTTTTTATTCGGATTACATTATCTCCTTCTCCGATCTTTAATGCTCCATCTAAATTTTCAAATTCTGGTTTACTCAGAAATTTTCCAGGAGTAATAACGCTTTCTTCTGGACACTTCACACAATAAAATGCATTATCTCTTTCTACTGTAACATCTTTTTTTTCACCTTTTTTGATGCTATCACACACGATTTGTTTTAGACCTGACAAGTAGTTGTTGTGTTTTTTCTGTGTATCTACTGGCAATAATCCCCAAACTGCTTGGCTCACACCAGTGCCTGTTGAAACTAGAGCGGACATTTCTAACCAAAGAGGCATTAGTTTGCTTTTTCCAATCTCAGTAACGTTTGCATCATTCTTCATGAGGTGGTGTAAAACCAGTATCGAATAATCTATTATTGAGTACTTTTCTTTTTTGGATACATCAGTGTGACACGGTACACTAAACATGACCTTGTTTTCTTTCGCACTTTTTACGGATTTTTGAAATTTCTTTGCCATGTTTGCTATAGCTTCATCATTAAGTAAGTGTTCCGATGTGTTATATGACTCAAGAGCATCAAATATTTCATGCAATGTATTTGAGATGTTTTTTTCCATATGTTGATTAACATGTCCATATATCGTTGTGCTTGTAAAACCACTTACCTCTTCCGGACACTCTGTATCTTCATGTATATGATTTTGTTGCTTTAGTTTTTCTCTATCTACACTCTCTATTTGCTCTAACACTGGCATAACTACCTCCTATTTTACATAATGAAATAAAAAATTCTAACTACAGTATGCTTATGTAATCTACGAAGTCAATAGTTAAATTGAAAAATTTTGATTATAATTTACTTTACATAGAAGATGCCCTTGAATTATGCTAAAAATCGCTATAGTAGGTCTACCAAATGCTGGAAAATCGACCCTATTCAACAGATTAGTGGGAAGAAAAGCAGCAGTAGTGAGTAATATTCCAGGGGTGACGAGGGATAGACGTGAGGGAATAGGTAGAATTAGTGATCTGGAGTTTAAAGTTATAGATACAGGAGGATGGAACGACCAAACTAGTTTTTCACTGCAAGTTATTGAGCAAATAGAGTTTTCTTTATCCAGTTCAAACATAATTTTCTTTCTTGTTGATGCAAAAGTGCAAAATGAGCGAAATAAAGAGTTTGCAAAGTGGCTGAAGAGAAAAATAAATAAACCTGTGATACTGATAGCAAATAAATGCGAGAGTCATAAGTCTGAAAATGTTGATTATTTGCAGTTTTTTGATTTTCTTGGCCCGGTATACATCTCTGCCGAGCATAATCTTGGCATGGTTGATCTTTATGATGCATTAGCTGGTGTTATTGAAGATTTAAATGAGGACACTGAACTACTTGAAAATGAATCCAGCAGACTTAGAATTGCAATCATCGGTCGCCCGAATGTCGGAAAATCAACTTTTTTAAACAGCCTGCTTACAGAAAACAGAGTAATAGTGAATTCAGAGCCAGGCACAACACGTGATTCTGTAGATATTGTATATGATCATAATGGAGAGCTAATTACTCTTATTGATACTGCAGGAATTCGAAGAAAGGCGAATGTTACAGATGAATTAGAATCAAGATTTGTTGAGAAAAGCTTAGAATCAATCAAGCGCTCTCATGTGGTAGTTTTAATGCTAGACTCCCTGCTTGGTATTGAGCAACAGGATTTATCAATTGGTGAAGCTGCAATTAAGGGAGGGAAAGGGATTATTGTTGTTTTAAATAAGTGGGATTTAATAGGTAAGGATGACAGAAGTAAGTTAATAAAATTTGTCAAACAACAGGAAGTGACTCGGTTATTCTTGGAAGTGCCAACTATAACAGTTTCTGCGTTGAAAGGCATGCGCTGCGGTGATGTGATAGATAAGTGTCTTGAAGTGAGTGAATCTTTGAACAAGAAGATCAGCACTGCAAAACTGAATAAGTGGCTAATTGATGCTTTAGATAGGCACTCTCACCCGCTTGTAAAAGGCAAAGCAGTTAAAATGAAGTATATTGCTCAAATTGGTACTAAACCTCCAGCTTTTTCTTTGATATGTAACATACCTGAAAGTGTCGATGAAAGTTATAAACGCTATTTGATTAATGACCTTAGAAAAAATTTTTTTGCAGACGGCGTACCAGTTAGGCTACTTTTGAAAAAAAATAAAAATCCCTATGCAAAATGAATACTCTGCTTTATACTTTCAGGGATAATTTACTTAAAGTCGTGTGTAATAACTCCAGAATTCCTGCAATCTTTCTGCTGTCGAGCGCCGCTGCTCTAATTTTTGCATATGTGCTAGAATATTTTTTCAACATGCTGCCATGCAAGTTATGTACATACGAGAGGGTAGTTTACTATGTTGCAGGGTTACTTGCAGTAGTATGCATGCTTAAAGACAACAAAATTCTAATCTATGCAATGTTTTGCAGTTACCTCGCAGGGGCAATAATATCTTTTTATCATGTAGGTCTTGAACTCCACTTGTTTCATGACATTTTAGGATGCACAGAGCAAGCAAGTGGTAACGCGAGTATAGAAGAGCTCAGAAATAATCTACTAAATCCTAATTACTCTCCATCTTGTGACAGACCTCATTACGTTCTAG
This window contains:
- a CDS encoding acyl-CoA carboxylase subunit beta, producing the protein MQDFKILENLKTKALEAEKGGGSDRITKQHKKGKLTARERLSILLDENSFEEYDKFVKHHATDFGMQNANFLGDGVVIGHGTIYGRKVFVYSQDFTIFGGSLGTSHAKKICKIMDMAINARVPIIGLNDSGGARIQEGVNSLAGYGEIFQRNVNASGVIPQISLIMGPCAGGAVYSPALTDFTFMVKNSSYMFITGPDVVKKVTYEDVSFEDLGGAKIHTSKTGVADFAFNNDVEMLLEMREFFTFLPANNQESPKSAPICNDIDESLNTLIPTNPNTPYDMYELIEKVCDGRKFFELKPDFARNIIIGFGRIGGNTVGIVANQPMHLAGCLDIDSSRKAARFVRFCDAFNIPIITLIDVPGFLPGTNQEYNNIIQHGAKLLYAYAEATVPKISLITRKAYGGAYIVMNSKHLKGDINYAWPTAEIAVMGPESAVEIIFRHEKDQQTLIKEYKEKFANPFFAASYGYIDDIIVPSKTRHHFCKALELLKNKKVERIWKKHDNLPL
- a CDS encoding transposase; this encodes MKIRNKIGDEIWFLTNLFEMPAYEVTELYRRRWDIEVFFKFIKQNLGYKHFLSHTMNGMKVYIYMIGFVISCL
- the pdxH gene encoding pyridoxamine 5'-phosphate oxidase, yielding MTFSPEKDPFDLFSKWYKAVSCKEPTAMTLATCSKDCIPSARVVLLKEYSKEGFVFFTNVNSRKGKELTENPKAALVFHWIEFSRQVRIEGEVKLLNDERTDKYFSSRARDSQISAWCSKQSSILKDWQDFEQAIELKNKEFYDQKVPRPDFWVGFCVIPKVIEFWQEGEYRKHIRFRYTLVEGSDWKAEQLYP
- the mutM gene encoding bifunctional DNA-formamidopyrimidine glycosylase/DNA-(apurinic or apyrimidinic site) lyase is translated as MPELPEVEIISNFLLDKIKNKQISNVIVNNWNLRAPITKNIDDMLKGRVIRNIKRRGKYTIWNTDDSMAVIIHLGMSGKLIYADHDQMRNKHDHVVFLFSDNTSIIFNDPRRFGLVIVLNKEQEVNFFDDFGIEPLTDEFSGDYLQELLKNKKVNIKSALMDNKLIVGVGNIYASESLFRARISPLRSAKNLTYRECEKLTAEIKNTLSDAIAAGGSTLKDYAQPSGSAGYFQNNFYVYGKVQKPCKICNNIITFIRQNGRSTYFCNACQN
- a CDS encoding disulfide bond formation protein B: MNTLLYTFRDNLLKVVCNNSRIPAIFLLSSAAALIFAYVLEYFFNMLPCKLCTYERVVYYVAGLLAVVCMLKDNKILIYAMFCSYLAGAIISFYHVGLELHLFHDILGCTEQASGNASIEELRNNLLNPNYSPSCDRPHYVLGVSLATWNLIYLIAALFVSGKVYCGERKKSK
- the der gene encoding ribosome biogenesis GTPase Der; protein product: MLKIAIVGLPNAGKSTLFNRLVGRKAAVVSNIPGVTRDRREGIGRISDLEFKVIDTGGWNDQTSFSLQVIEQIEFSLSSSNIIFFLVDAKVQNERNKEFAKWLKRKINKPVILIANKCESHKSENVDYLQFFDFLGPVYISAEHNLGMVDLYDALAGVIEDLNEDTELLENESSRLRIAIIGRPNVGKSTFLNSLLTENRVIVNSEPGTTRDSVDIVYDHNGELITLIDTAGIRRKANVTDELESRFVEKSLESIKRSHVVVLMLDSLLGIEQQDLSIGEAAIKGGKGIIVVLNKWDLIGKDDRSKLIKFVKQQEVTRLFLEVPTITVSALKGMRCGDVIDKCLEVSESLNKKISTAKLNKWLIDALDRHSHPLVKGKAVKMKYIAQIGTKPPAFSLICNIPESVDESYKRYLINDLRKNFFADGVPVRLLLKKNKNPYAK